A section of the Citrus sinensis cultivar Valencia sweet orange chromosome 8, DVS_A1.0, whole genome shotgun sequence genome encodes:
- the LOC127899206 gene encoding serine carboxypeptidase 3-like has protein sequence MVLVCRMIYFIFESRNSKKDPVVIWLTGGPGCSSELAVFYENGPFSIADNMSLVWNEHGWDKASNLLYVDQPTGTGFSYPSDKRG, from the exons ATGGTTCTTGTTTGTAGGATGATTTACTTCATTTTTGAATCACGCAACAGCAAGAAGGATCCTGTTGTAATCTGGTTGACTGGAGGGCCCGGGTGCAGTAGTGAATTGGCtgtattttatgaaaatggtCCGTTCAGTATTGCAGATAATATGTCTCTTGTTTGGAATGAGCATGGTTGGGATAAG GCATCAAACCTTCTGTATGTTGATCAACCTACTGGGACTGGGTTTAGTTACCCTTCTGATAAACGTGGATAA